From the Calonectris borealis chromosome 12, bCalBor7.hap1.2, whole genome shotgun sequence genome, one window contains:
- the CCNE1 gene encoding G1/S-specific cyclin-E1 yields MRRESDCAEEKAPAKGDGGAECAMRARKRKADVATFLQDPDEEIAKMEMTRKKQYENQPSWNNVHKNAHMLIPTPDKDDDPVGVDYSHFIHLSVVPTRASPLPVLAWANRDDVWKNMINKEETYVRDKLYMQRHPLLQPKMRTILLDWLMEVCEVYKLHRETFYLAQDFFDRFMATQQNVVKTLLQLIGISSLFIAAKLEEIYPPKLHQFAYVTDGACTEDEILSMELIIMKALNWNLNPLTVVSWLNIYMQVAYLNELYEVLLPQYPQQIFVQIAELLDLCVLDIGCLEYTYGVLAASALYHFSSSELMQKVSGYEWCEIEECVKWMVPFAMAIREVGSTKLKHFRGIAPEDLHNIQTHINSLDLLDKAQAKQAILAEQNRTSPFPTGVLTPPQSSKKQSSGLKPI; encoded by the exons ATGCGCCGGGAGAG CGACTGCGCGGAGGAGAAGGCTCCCGCCAAGGGGGACGGCGGTGCGGAGTGCGCCATGCGAGCCCGCAAGAGGAAAGCCGATGTGGCCACG TTCttacaggatcctgatgaagaaATTGCTAAAATGGAGATGACTCGGAAAAAGCAGTATGAAAACCAG cCATCCTGGAATAATGTTCACAAAAATGCCCATATGCTGATTCCTACTCCGGATAAAGATGATGATCCAGTTGGTGTCGATTACTCTCACTTTATACATCTAAGTGTTGTTCCAACTAGAGCTTCACCATTACCAGTTCTAGC CTGGGCAAACAGAGATGACGTATGGAAAAACATGATAAACAAAGAAGAGACGTATGTGAGGGATAAACTTTATATGCAAAGGCACCCTCTCCTGCAACCTAAAATGAGAACAATCCTTCTAGACTGGTTAATGGAG GTTTGTGAAGTCTACAAGCTTCATAGAGAAACTTTTTATTTAGCACAAGATTTCTTTGATCGGTTTATGGCAACACAACAGAATGTTGTAAAAACACTATTGCAGCTTATTGGTATATCTTCTTTATTCATAGCAGCAAAGCTTGAG GAAATTTATCCACCAAAGTTGCACCAGTTTGCCTATGTTACAGATGGAGCTTGTACAGAAGATGAAATCCTTAGCATGGAATTGATCATTATGAAG GCTCTTAATTGGAACTTAAATCCACTGACGGTTGTATCATGGCTAAACATTTACATGCAAGTTGCATATTTAAATGAACTTTATGAGGTATTGCTGCCACAATATCCACAGCAAATATTTGTACAAATAGCAGAG CTCTTGGATCTCTGTGTGCTGGATATTGGCTGCTTGGAATATACATATGGAGTACTTGCAGCTTCTGCTTTGTATCATTTCTCCTCATCTGAGCTGATGCAGAAAGTTTCAG GTTATGAATGGTGTGAGATAGAAGAATGTGTAAAATGGATGGTTCCATTTGCAATGGCTATAAGGGAAGTAGGAAGCACCAAACTCAAACACTTTAGAGGTATAGCTCCTGAAGACTTGCACAATATACAGACGCACATAAACAGCTTGGATTTGCTG GACAAAGCTCAAGCAAAACAAGCCATATTGGCTGAGCAAAATAGGACTTCACCTTTCCCCACTGGTGTCCTTACACCACCACAAAGTAGTAAGAAACAGTCTTCTGGACTGAAGCCAATATGA